The following proteins are encoded in a genomic region of Mycobacterium kiyosense:
- a CDS encoding hypothetical protein (frameshifted, insertion at around 4857685, deletion at around 4857829) → MDSQGESADAIQGWAAHLASVTRQLQAVEQNDGAFSGTVRGVGPLFASLRDVIGRLDPSLPNAVNNLVPVADATLTYRDNVEALLTELPQIVADSQAIQLADKDLKGPYRGLGLSFNLNLNWPPPCTTGFFPTQQQRSAVFEDTPPRPPGLVYCRIPQDSTFNAVRGARNYPCETRPGKRAATVKQCESNEPYIPLNDGFNWKGDPNATLTGQGVPQFDPGEAIPPGFPGGPPASPEQASPAALPPSPIAAAEYDPATGEYVGPDGQRYSQPTLAGGRKERTWQQMLTPPTGN, encoded by the coding sequence TTGGACAGCCAGGGCGAGTCCGCGGACGCGATTCAGGGTTGGGCTGCTCATCTGGCGAGCGTCACCCGGCAACTGCAGGCAGTGGAACAGAACGACGGCGCATTCAGCGGCACCGTTCGTGGCGTGGGTCCACTGTTCGCGTCGCTGCGTGATGTCATTGGCAGGCTGGATCCGTCGCTGCCGAATGCGGTGAACAACCTCGTCCCGGTTGCCGACGCCACGTTGACCTACCGCGATAACGTCGAAGCGCTGTTGACCGAGCTCCCGCAGATCGTGGCCGACTCTCAGGCGATACAGCTGGCCGACAAGGACCTCAAGGGGCCCTACCGGGGCCTAGGCCTGAGCTTCAACCTGAACCTCAACTGGCCGCCGCCGTGTACTACCGGGTTCTTTCCGACCCAGCAACAGCGCTCGGCTGTTTTCGAGGACACCCCGCCACGTCCGCCGGGCCTGGTTTACTGCCGCATACCGCAAGATTCGACTTTCAACGCGGTGCGTGGTGCGCGCAACTATCCGTGTGAGACGCGGCCGGGCAAACGGGCCGCGACCGTCAAACAGTGCGAAAGCAATGAGCCCTATATTCCGCTGAACGATGGCTTCAACTGGAAGGGCGACCCGAACGCGACGCTCACCGGACAGGGCGTGCCGCAGTTTGACCCGGGGGAAGCGATTCCACCGGGATTCCCTGGGGGCCCGCCGGCTTCGCCGGAACAGGCTTCACCAGCGGCGCTGCCGCCGTCGCCGATCGCGGCAGCAGAATATGACCCGGCAACCGGAGAGTATGTTGGGCCGGACGGGCAAAGGTACAGTCAGCCCACGTTGGCTGGTGGGCGCAAGGAGCGGACATGGCAGCAGATGCTGACACCCCCGACCGGAAACTAA
- a CDS encoding hypothetical protein (frameshifted, insertion at around 4857685, deletion at around 4857844), with protein MRLHRRTFITLAIFALIATVFAGLVGLYYAQLPAVYLGIGRYTVKVHLERAGELYRAGNVTYRGVEVGKVSKVQLTNSGVEAVLSLRSEFHIPADLTAYVHSASAIGEQYVDLVPRNGNGPLLKNGDIIPPRSAPASHRTSIRCWAR; from the coding sequence ATGCGCCTACATCGGCGAACGTTCATTACACTGGCGATCTTCGCGCTGATCGCAACGGTTTTCGCGGGTCTGGTCGGGTTGTACTACGCGCAGTTGCCGGCTGTGTATCTCGGCATCGGGCGGTACACGGTAAAGGTGCACTTGGAGCGGGCAGGGGAGTTGTACCGCGCCGGCAACGTCACCTACCGAGGTGTGGAAGTCGGCAAAGTATCCAAGGTGCAACTCACCAATTCCGGTGTGGAGGCGGTGCTTTCGCTGCGGTCGGAGTTCCACATCCCCGCCGATCTCACGGCCTATGTGCACAGCGCCTCGGCCATCGGTGAGCAGTACGTCGATCTGGTTCCGCGCAACGGCAACGGGCCGCTGCTCAAGAACGGCGACATCATCCCCCCCCGGAGCGCACCCGCGTCCCACCGAACATCAATTCGCTGTTGGGCGCGGTGA
- a CDS encoding mammalian cell entry protein: MRQSYARPVGVLLVLALAVAVSGCGALRDFRGANSLPLPGRAGVGAGHYTIQAQMPDVQNLKENSRVQFNDVLIGNVARVERQGWHALVTMTIDPNVELPGNATATIGQTSLLGTLHIQLATPAGVPAKGKLHDGSVIPLSSAGAYPSTEQSLGALSLVLNGGGVGQLQDITSSVSKIFAGRENDVRSLIGQLDKFTFYLNDQTADIIAALESFNNLVGQFADQRPVLDKALKTIPAAIEILNKEKEKLTGALSRFGPAAGDAADTVAEVKENLIRELGDVGPVEQSLANAGLALTRGLDYITVPLFSKPPLAKWIRGDYGNLTGVFDLTLSRLDSSFFTGTRWEGNLTELEMQWGRTLGVMPSPYTARNPLVAPYQFEQGP; this comes from the coding sequence ATGCGGCAAAGTTACGCGCGCCCCGTGGGCGTGCTGCTCGTCCTCGCGCTGGCGGTGGCCGTTTCGGGATGCGGTGCGCTGCGGGACTTCCGGGGTGCGAACTCGCTGCCGCTGCCGGGTCGGGCCGGTGTTGGCGCAGGGCATTACACCATCCAGGCGCAGATGCCCGATGTGCAGAACCTCAAGGAGAATTCCCGCGTCCAGTTCAACGACGTGCTGATCGGCAACGTCGCCAGAGTCGAGCGCCAGGGCTGGCATGCGCTGGTCACCATGACAATCGATCCCAACGTGGAGCTACCTGGCAACGCGACCGCCACCATTGGCCAGACGAGTCTGCTGGGGACGTTGCACATCCAGTTGGCGACTCCGGCGGGTGTGCCGGCCAAGGGCAAGCTGCATGACGGCTCGGTGATACCGCTGTCGTCGGCGGGTGCCTACCCGTCCACCGAGCAGTCGCTGGGCGCTTTGTCGCTGGTGCTCAACGGCGGCGGTGTGGGTCAGCTCCAAGACATCACCTCGTCGGTCAGCAAGATATTTGCGGGCCGGGAAAATGACGTGCGTAGTCTGATCGGGCAGCTGGACAAGTTCACCTTCTACCTCAACGACCAAACCGCGGATATCATCGCCGCGCTGGAGAGCTTCAACAACCTGGTCGGTCAATTCGCCGACCAGAGACCGGTTTTGGACAAGGCGCTCAAGACCATCCCGGCCGCCATCGAGATCCTGAACAAGGAGAAAGAGAAGCTCACCGGCGCCCTTTCCCGGTTCGGGCCAGCCGCTGGTGACGCCGCTGACACCGTCGCCGAGGTCAAGGAAAACCTCATCAGAGAGCTCGGCGACGTGGGTCCGGTGGAGCAATCATTGGCCAACGCCGGGTTGGCGCTGACCCGCGGGCTGGACTACATCACCGTCCCCCTGTTCTCGAAACCGCCGCTGGCCAAATGGATTCGTGGCGATTACGGCAACTTGACCGGTGTTTTCGACCTGACGCTCAGCCGACTTGACTCGTCGTTCTTCACCGGCACCCGGTGGGAGGGCAACCTGACCGAACTCGAGATGCAGTGGGGCCGCACGCTCGGAGTGATGCCCAGCCCGTACACCGCACGTAACCCGTTGGTTGCGCCCTATCAATTCGAGCAAGGGCCGTAA
- the mce3D_2 gene encoding Mce family protein Mce3D (frameshifted, insertion at around 4860596,4859614), with protein sequence MWPSAGSKKIEPQPDRVKISFWYDNKYKVPANARAVILSPSLVTVRALQLTPVYTGGPALANGTVMPLSRTAVPVEWDDLRAQLEKLTDVLQPTQPGGISTLGAFVNTAAANLRGQGADIRVAIVKLSQAVSALADHSGDLYGTFKNLAALVSALHDSGGLLRQLNQNLSAVTGLLSNDPNEVGNWATSLNEILDKSKKFLDDNRETLGVTADQLVTLTTAIDQSLDDVKQALHVGPHVFQNVLNIYQPSQGAFTGALALQNFSNTVQFICSAVQAASRLGAEQSAKLCVQYLAPIIKNRQINFFPLGFNPFVGQSARPNEVTYSEDWLRPDYIPPPGPPPTEAFRTVPPPPNGPLPPANEIFNYFGNGMINTNAPYVPAKPPTPLPVDPATGLRSMMLPGSLDNVDGLGGGH encoded by the coding sequence GTGTGGCCGTCGGCCGGATCGAAAAAAATCGAACCGCAACCTGATCGCGTCAAGATCTCGTTCTGGTACGACAACAAATACAAGGTGCCTGCCAACGCCAGAGCGGTGATTCTGTCCCCCTCGTTGGTCACGGTCCGTGCCCTGCAACTCACCCCCGTCTACACCGGGGGGCCGGCGCTGGCCAACGGCACGGTCATGCCGCTGAGCCGAACCGCAGTACCGGTCGAGTGGGACGACCTTCGCGCACAGCTGGAGAAGCTCACCGATGTTCTGCAACCAACCCAGCCCGGCGGAATCAGCACCTTGGGGGCGTTCGTCAACACCGCGGCCGCCAACCTCCGCGGCCAGGGAGCAGACATCCGAGTAGCGATTGTCAAACTGTCCCAAGCGGTTTCGGCGCTGGCCGACCATAGTGGCGACTTGTATGGGACGTTCAAGAACCTCGCGGCTCTGGTTTCGGCGCTGCATGACAGCGGCGGCCTGCTACGCCAGCTGAATCAAAACCTTTCCGCGGTAACGGGTTTGTTGAGTAACGATCCCAACGAGGTGGGGAACTGGGCCACCTCTCTGAACGAAATCCTGGACAAGAGCAAGAAATTTCTCGATGACAATCGCGAGACGCTGGGTGTCACCGCGGATCAACTCGTCACGTTGACGACGGCCATAGACCAGAGCCTCGACGACGTCAAGCAGGCTCTGCATGTGGGACCCCACGTGTTCCAGAACGTGCTGAACATCTATCAGCCCTCGCAGGGCGCCTTCACCGGAGCGCTTGCGCTGCAAAACTTCTCGAACACGGTTCAGTTCATATGTTCGGCAGTGCAGGCGGCGTCGCGGTTGGGCGCGGAACAGTCAGCCAAGCTGTGCGTGCAGTATCTGGCGCCGATCATCAAGAACCGTCAGATCAACTTCTTCCCGCTCGGATTCAACCCGTTCGTCGGCCAATCGGCGCGTCCCAACGAAGTCACCTACAGCGAGGACTGGCTGCGGCCGGACTACATCCCGCCGCCCGGCCCGCCGCCCACCGAGGCCTTCCGCACGGTGCCGCCGCCGCCCAACGGGCCGCTGCCGCCGGCCAACGAGATTTTCAACTACTTCGGCAACGGGATGATCAACACCAACGCTCCATACGTGCCGGCCAAACCGCCAACTCCGCTGCCGGTCGATCCGGCGACGGGATTGCGCTCGATGATGCTGCCGGGCAGCTTGGACAACGTCGACGGCCTCGGGGGTGGACATTGA
- a CDS encoding hypothetical protein (frameshifted, deletion at around 4862748), with the protein MLGQAAAVTNTLADRDQLIGQLITNLNTTLASVGDQSGQLAKTIDSLSALMVTLRTHGDEVASAFKGIDRLFAVGAEVLKRARVPLKKVVDQTDRVAGTIMADKDFVDNLINTLPDDYRIIGREGLYGDFFTFYLCDLILKVNGKNGQPTYITLASQRSGRCTPK; encoded by the coding sequence GTGCTGGGCCAGGCCGCCGCGGTGACCAACACCCTGGCTGACCGGGATCAGTTGATCGGACAGCTCATCACCAACCTCAACACCACATTGGCTTCGGTCGGCGACCAGAGCGGTCAGCTGGCCAAGACGATCGACTCGCTGTCGGCACTGATGGTGACGTTGCGGACCCACGGGGACGAGGTCGCCAGCGCATTCAAGGGCATAGACCGGCTGTTCGCGGTGGGCGCCGAGGTGCTCAAGCGGGCGCGCGTGCCACTGAAGAAGGTCGTCGATCAGACCGACCGCGTCGCCGGAACCATCATGGCCGACAAGGACTTCGTCGACAATTTGATCAACACCCTGCCCGACGACTACCGGATCATCGGCAGGGAGGGGCTCTACGGGGACTTCTTCACCTTTTATCTTTGCGACCTGATCCTCAAGGTGAACGGCAAGAACGGGCAGCCGACCTATATAACGCTGGCCAGCCAGCGCTCGGGGAGGTGCACCCCGAAATGA
- a CDS encoding hypothetical protein (frameshifted, deletion at around 4862751), translated as MRENFRSTLLRFAIYAIVCMSGIALLFAVFGQARFQKTTNYNAIFANVSGLRENNFVRIAGVEVGKVKKVVVQPDSTVRVEFTADDSVVLTEGSRALVRYDDLFGGRYIALQEGAGSVKKLGPGSTIPISQTEPALDLDALIGGLRPVFRSLNPDQINARSAGS; from the coding sequence TTGCGCGAGAACTTCCGCAGCACTTTGTTGCGCTTTGCCATCTACGCGATCGTGTGTATGTCGGGTATTGCGCTGCTGTTCGCCGTGTTTGGCCAGGCCCGCTTCCAGAAGACCACCAATTACAACGCGATATTCGCAAACGTATCGGGGCTGCGGGAGAACAATTTCGTCCGCATCGCGGGCGTCGAGGTGGGCAAGGTCAAGAAAGTTGTCGTCCAGCCCGATTCCACTGTGCGAGTGGAATTCACCGCCGACGATTCGGTGGTGCTCACCGAAGGCAGCCGGGCCCTCGTGCGCTACGACGACCTCTTCGGTGGTAGATACATCGCATTACAAGAAGGCGCGGGCTCGGTCAAGAAGCTGGGTCCAGGTTCGACCATTCCGATCAGCCAGACCGAGCCGGCGCTCGATCTGGACGCACTGATCGGCGGCTTGCGTCCGGTCTTTCGGTCGTTGAACCCCGATCAGATCAACGCGCGCTCAGCGGGCAGCTGA
- a CDS encoding virulence factor, giving the protein MNQKRVNPRWLALIPVIGVLVSIPLVIIGFNRDFISYANVTLVSDRAGLVMDANSVVKYRGVEVGRVASIQPKDGATLHLEIRPDQLQYIPANVDVQISSPTAFGAKYVDLVAPRDPSQKRLASGAVLRTNKVSIEANTVLKDLVGVLNQIDPAKLNAIIAALAEGLRGKGEAIGQSITDFNQVLMAVNPRSELIRSDWRAFKGFSDAYGGAAQNLVNVLDAGTADSSVIIRQEKDLDYALVSLTGLGTTGEQLFGINKANIVHLVNTLEPLTRLLYKYNPEYTCTFLGAKLLMDRGYADAFTFNGRSFIADAGLLFGDDTYRYPDNLPKLDIKGGPGGTPSCGSLPDVEKNFPQRYLITDSGFGSGLDVRPNPGVGFPGYANYGPYTRGTPLPPTLKDEGGPAPGPVP; this is encoded by the coding sequence ATGAATCAGAAGAGGGTGAACCCCCGCTGGCTGGCCTTGATCCCCGTGATCGGGGTCTTGGTTTCTATCCCGCTTGTCATCATCGGCTTCAACCGCGATTTCATCTCCTACGCAAACGTGACGCTCGTTTCGGACCGGGCCGGTCTGGTCATGGATGCCAACTCCGTCGTGAAGTACCGCGGCGTCGAGGTCGGGCGGGTCGCGTCGATCCAACCGAAAGACGGAGCGACTCTGCACTTGGAGATCAGGCCCGACCAGCTGCAATACATCCCGGCCAATGTCGACGTCCAGATCAGCTCGCCTACTGCGTTCGGAGCCAAGTACGTCGACTTGGTGGCCCCGCGCGACCCGAGTCAAAAGCGCCTGGCGTCGGGGGCGGTGTTGCGTACGAATAAGGTGAGTATCGAAGCCAACACGGTCCTCAAGGATCTGGTCGGCGTGTTGAACCAGATCGACCCGGCCAAACTCAACGCGATAATCGCGGCACTGGCCGAAGGGTTGCGCGGCAAGGGCGAGGCCATCGGGCAGTCCATCACCGACTTCAACCAGGTGCTGATGGCCGTCAATCCCCGCAGCGAGCTCATCCGGTCAGATTGGCGCGCGTTCAAGGGATTCAGCGACGCCTACGGTGGCGCGGCGCAGAACCTGGTCAACGTGCTGGATGCCGGGACCGCGGACAGCTCGGTGATCATCAGGCAAGAAAAGGACCTCGACTACGCGCTTGTCTCGCTTACCGGGCTGGGTACGACTGGTGAACAACTCTTCGGCATAAACAAGGCCAACATCGTGCATCTGGTCAACACGCTGGAGCCCTTGACCCGGTTGCTGTACAAGTACAACCCCGAATACACCTGCACGTTCCTCGGCGCGAAGCTTCTCATGGATCGGGGCTACGCGGACGCCTTCACCTTCAACGGACGATCGTTCATCGCCGACGCGGGGCTGCTGTTCGGGGACGACACCTATCGTTACCCGGACAATCTGCCGAAACTTGACATCAAGGGCGGTCCCGGCGGGACGCCGAGCTGTGGCTCGCTGCCCGACGTGGAGAAGAACTTCCCGCAGCGCTACCTGATCACTGACTCCGGATTCGGCAGCGGGCTGGATGTGCGGCCCAACCCTGGCGTCGGGTTCCCCGGCTACGCCAACTACGGGCCGTACACCCGCGGCACACCGCTGCCGCCGACCTTGAAGGACGAAGGCGGCCCGGCGCCGGGTCCGGTGCCGTAA
- a CDS encoding ABC transporter permease, giving the protein MSSETVTVVRARFPRLARSARNVVAHWDRLGEQTAFYIKAFASMRDAIVKYHSETLRVLAEMGLGVGALALVGGEVVILAVLTGSAAAIIGIFGYVQASSLGVGAIAGFFSAYANVRLQLPLIVANGLAATIGAGATAQLGAMRISEEIDALEVIGIRSIPYLVSTRVLGGLMVVPPLFCVTFVGSVFTTRTVVTLAYHQGAGGFDHYFYTFLLPRDVLVSLFECTVQAVIVMLIHTYYGYTASGGPAGVGEAVGRAVRASIVVSITLTFVLSLLLYGKSGDFHLSG; this is encoded by the coding sequence ATGAGCAGCGAGACGGTGACGGTGGTCAGGGCCCGCTTTCCGCGGCTGGCGCGGTCGGCGCGCAATGTGGTGGCGCACTGGGATCGCCTCGGGGAGCAGACGGCCTTTTATATCAAGGCGTTCGCCTCGATGCGCGACGCAATCGTCAAATATCACTCGGAAACGTTGCGGGTGCTGGCCGAGATGGGCCTGGGTGTCGGCGCCCTGGCACTGGTCGGCGGCGAGGTGGTGATCCTGGCGGTCCTGACCGGCAGCGCCGCGGCCATCATCGGCATCTTCGGCTATGTCCAGGCGAGCAGCCTCGGCGTCGGCGCGATCGCCGGGTTCTTCTCCGCCTATGCCAACGTGCGCCTACAGCTTCCGCTCATCGTGGCCAACGGTCTGGCAGCCACCATCGGTGCCGGTGCAACCGCGCAACTCGGCGCGATGCGGATCAGCGAGGAGATCGACGCGCTGGAGGTCATCGGCATCCGCTCCATCCCGTACCTGGTGTCCACCCGGGTGCTGGGTGGTCTGATGGTGGTGCCGCCGTTGTTCTGCGTGACGTTCGTCGGGTCGGTATTCACCACGCGGACGGTCGTCACCCTGGCCTACCACCAGGGCGCCGGCGGTTTTGACCACTACTTCTACACGTTCCTGCTGCCGCGCGACGTGCTGGTGTCGTTGTTCGAATGCACCGTGCAGGCGGTCATCGTGATGTTGATCCACACCTACTACGGCTACACCGCGTCGGGCGGGCCCGCCGGCGTCGGCGAGGCGGTCGGACGGGCGGTGCGTGCGTCCATCGTCGTCTCCATCACGCTCACCTTCGTCTTGTCCCTGCTCCTCTACGGGAAGTCGGGCGACTTCCACCTGTCGGGATAA
- a CDS encoding ABC transporter permease yields the protein MVSTTPLVGLTKPLQKPMREIGGFIALALDTFIQALRPPFFWREIIEQCWFIARVATLPAFAQSVTFNGMVVFLFGVAATSFGAGDTTGAASGLATVSQIGPVTTVFVLSGAAATAMCADLGARTIREELDAMRVLGIDPIHRLVVPRVTALLITGNLINGVVIIAGLCADYLFSVFALNGNPGAFASSLTLLTNATVVLVSFIKASVFGMLAGLIACYKGITAGGGPQGVGNAVNETVVYTFMALLIVNIIISVLTATATLAT from the coding sequence ATGGTTTCCACTACTCCTCTGGTCGGGCTGACCAAACCGCTGCAAAAGCCGATGCGGGAGATCGGCGGTTTTATCGCGCTGGCGTTGGACACGTTCATTCAAGCGTTGCGTCCGCCGTTCTTCTGGCGCGAGATCATCGAACAATGCTGGTTCATCGCTCGGGTCGCGACCTTGCCGGCCTTCGCACAATCGGTGACTTTCAACGGTATGGTCGTCTTCCTCTTCGGGGTGGCGGCGACGTCATTCGGAGCCGGTGACACCACGGGCGCGGCATCGGGGCTGGCGACGGTCTCCCAGATCGGGCCGGTAACCACCGTTTTCGTGCTCAGCGGTGCTGCCGCCACGGCAATGTGTGCCGACTTGGGGGCACGCACCATCCGGGAGGAACTCGACGCCATGAGGGTGTTGGGCATCGACCCGATCCACCGCCTGGTGGTGCCGAGGGTGACTGCGTTGCTCATCACCGGGAATCTGATCAACGGCGTGGTGATCATTGCCGGCCTCTGCGCCGATTACCTCTTTTCGGTCTTCGCGCTGAACGGCAATCCCGGCGCTTTCGCTTCGAGTTTGACGTTGTTGACCAACGCGACGGTGGTGCTGGTCAGCTTCATCAAAGCATCCGTGTTCGGAATGCTCGCCGGATTGATTGCCTGTTATAAGGGCATCACCGCAGGCGGTGGCCCCCAGGGGGTAGGCAATGCGGTCAACGAGACCGTGGTGTACACCTTCATGGCGCTGCTGATCGTCAACATCATCATCAGCGTCCTGACCGCGACAGCGACGTTGGCGACATGA
- a CDS encoding lipoprotein: MPPLSARIAITVTACCLAMSPAACNSSHSGDHAHSSRSDDKPVITGEPAAYNAADIAFAHNATAREEQAISMSRLVPEHSNNSDVIAFAAKTESALQLDTQVLKALRAQWKESQDNQTGSSAAPATPADPSANPTVAKLDSLHGSDFDTLWLKSMIELFQGTIDLANAEVTGGKNVDAVSLARQIVTARQADVGQMRQLLAG; the protein is encoded by the coding sequence GTGCCGCCCCTTTCCGCCCGCATCGCAATCACCGTGACGGCCTGTTGCCTCGCGATGTCGCCGGCAGCATGCAACAGCTCGCATTCCGGCGACCACGCGCATTCCTCCCGCAGCGACGACAAGCCGGTGATAACCGGTGAACCCGCCGCGTACAACGCCGCCGACATCGCGTTCGCGCACAACGCAACCGCGCGTGAGGAACAAGCAATCAGCATGTCACGCCTCGTCCCGGAGCATTCCAACAACTCGGACGTCATTGCGTTCGCCGCGAAGACCGAGTCGGCTCTCCAACTGGACACGCAGGTCTTGAAAGCACTGCGAGCCCAGTGGAAGGAAAGCCAGGACAACCAGACAGGCTCCAGCGCTGCCCCCGCCACACCCGCCGATCCGAGCGCCAACCCCACCGTCGCAAAGCTTGATTCGCTGCACGGGTCCGACTTCGACACACTCTGGCTGAAGTCGATGATCGAACTCTTCCAGGGAACGATCGACCTCGCCAATGCCGAGGTCACCGGCGGAAAAAACGTCGACGCGGTGAGTCTGGCCAGACAAATTGTCACCGCACGGCAGGCCGACGTCGGACAAATGCGGCAGCTTCTCGCCGGCTGA
- a CDS encoding TetR family transcriptional regulator: MQNNGVSSKSTANGQSVTRGEGKRLLLESARALFAERGYAGTSTREIARAASVTEPMIFRHFGSKSKLFQEAVLAPFNTFVSEYIADWGRRPRGMKSAYVETYDFYRGVYDVLSANRRLIHEMIAARAVGGPLSADTEVAPQLGALLEEFEAVIEQEISQRGFRPFEPAVVTRVIFGMVFSLAVFGDWMFEGATRPSPSAEAFLEEMARLTIYGAYPEGVAPVVAQ; this comes from the coding sequence ATGCAGAATAATGGTGTGTCCAGCAAGTCAACGGCCAACGGCCAGTCAGTAACGCGCGGCGAGGGCAAGCGCTTGCTGCTGGAGTCGGCTCGCGCCTTGTTCGCGGAGCGCGGTTACGCCGGGACCAGCACGCGAGAAATCGCGCGTGCGGCCTCGGTGACGGAACCGATGATTTTCCGGCACTTCGGATCCAAGTCGAAGCTTTTCCAGGAGGCCGTACTGGCCCCGTTCAACACCTTCGTATCCGAATACATCGCCGACTGGGGCCGGCGGCCCCGCGGCATGAAAAGTGCCTATGTGGAGACCTACGACTTCTATCGCGGTGTCTACGATGTGTTGTCGGCCAACCGACGGCTCATCCACGAGATGATCGCGGCGCGGGCGGTCGGCGGGCCACTGAGTGCGGACACCGAGGTGGCCCCTCAACTAGGTGCGCTTCTCGAAGAGTTCGAGGCGGTCATCGAGCAGGAGATCAGTCAGCGCGGCTTCCGTCCCTTCGAACCGGCGGTGGTGACCCGGGTGATCTTCGGGATGGTCTTCTCGCTCGCGGTGTTCGGGGACTGGATGTTCGAGGGTGCGACCCGCCCGAGCCCGAGTGCCGAAGCTTTCCTTGAGGAGATGGCTCGTCTCACGATCTACGGTGCCTACCCCGAGGGTGTCGCGCCGGTGGTGGCTCAGTGA
- a CDS encoding hypothetical protein (frameshifted, deletion at around 4871306) — MSDTQGSRVGSMFGPYHLKRLLGRGGMGEVYEAEHTVKEWTVAVKLMTAEFSKDPVFRERMKREARIAGRLMEPHVVPIHDYGEIDGQMYLEMRMIEGTDLDTVLKRYGPLTPPRAVAIITQIASALDAAHAAGVMHRDVKPPNILITGDDFAYLVDFGIASATTDEKLTQLGTAVGTWKYMAPERFSNDEVTYRADIYALACVLYECLTGTPPYRADSATTLVTAHLMDPVPQVSTARAGIPKAFDAVIARGMAKKPEDRYASAGDFARAAHEALSTPDQDHAENILRKSRESNVPSTAALSGPPGAPAGPRHRPPRRSILRRLPMAPRPVRVRSRSRHRPAGRPGRRAVDPCPHRAARHRRRNTSAAVAGAAHRPSRHRRRADRTPGTRATSRPRSAARGR, encoded by the coding sequence ATGAGCGACACGCAGGGCTCACGGGTGGGCTCGATGTTCGGGCCCTACCACCTCAAACGGTTGCTGGGTCGCGGGGGGATGGGCGAGGTCTACGAGGCCGAGCACACCGTCAAAGAGTGGACGGTGGCGGTCAAGCTGATGACGGCCGAATTCAGCAAGGACCCCGTCTTCCGCGAACGCATGAAGCGCGAGGCCCGCATCGCCGGGCGCCTGATGGAACCCCACGTGGTGCCCATCCACGACTACGGCGAAATCGACGGCCAGATGTACCTCGAGATGCGGATGATCGAGGGCACCGACCTCGACACCGTCCTCAAGCGGTACGGCCCGCTGACCCCGCCGCGCGCGGTGGCCATCATCACCCAGATCGCCTCGGCCCTGGACGCCGCCCACGCCGCCGGCGTGATGCACCGCGACGTCAAACCGCCCAACATCCTCATCACCGGCGACGACTTCGCGTACCTGGTGGACTTCGGCATCGCCAGCGCCACCACCGACGAGAAGCTCACCCAATTGGGCACGGCGGTGGGCACCTGGAAATACATGGCGCCGGAACGCTTTTCCAATGACGAGGTCACTTATCGCGCCGACATCTACGCATTGGCCTGCGTGCTCTACGAATGCCTGACCGGCACCCCGCCGTACCGCGCCGACAGCGCCACCACGCTGGTCACCGCGCACCTGATGGACCCCGTCCCACAGGTGAGCACCGCACGTGCGGGCATCCCGAAAGCCTTCGACGCGGTCATCGCACGGGGTATGGCCAAAAAGCCCGAGGATCGCTACGCCAGCGCCGGCGACTTCGCCCGCGCCGCCCACGAGGCGCTCAGTACCCCCGACCAGGACCACGCCGAAAACATCCTGCGCAAGAGTCGGGAGTCGAACGTGCCGAGCACCGCGGCGCTGTCCGGGCCACCGGGAGCCCCTGCCGGCCCCCGCCACCGGCCGCCCCGCCGCAGTATTCTCCGCCGCCTTCCTATGGCGCCCCGCCCGGTTCGGGTCCGGTCCCGCAGCAGGCACCGCCCAGCGGGCCGGCCTGGACGCCGGGCAGTGGACCCGTGCCCGCACCGAGCGGCCCGGCATCGGCGCCGCAATACCTCGGCAGCAGTGGCTGGGGCGGCACACCGACCCAGCCGCCACCGCCGCCGAGCGGACCGAACCCCTGGGACCAGGGCAACCAGCCGGCCAAGAAGCGCAGCCCGTGGCCGATAG